The sequence GTGTGGGACCTGCCCAAGGGCTTCGGTGCCGAAGGCGTCGAGGCGGAGGCCGAGGCGTTCCGCACCCGCTTCGAGGAGGCGCTCGCCTCGACCGAGCCGCTCACCGCCCTCGAGCGCCGCGCCCGCGGCGGCATCGTGGCCCGCCAGGTGACGCTGCGATGAGCACCGCGGGGCCGCTGACGGTGCACCGCCCCGAGCGGGCGGCCGTCGTGATCCCCGCCAAGAACGAGGCGGAGCGGATCGAGACCACCATCGCCTCGGCGCGCCGCATCGCGGGCGTGGACCTGGTCGTCGTCGTCGACGACGGCTCCACCGATGCGACCTCCGCCGTCGCCATGGGGGCCGACGCCCTGGTGGTGCGGCACAAGACGAACCGCGGCAAGGCGGCGGCGATGGCCACCGGCGCGCAGATGGTCGCGATCCGCGAGGACGCGGAGCGGGCCGACGGCGGGGAGGGCTTCTCCGAGGAGCTGCACGCCGAGCCGCGCGTGCCCGGCCACACCGGCCCGCTGCCCGTGATCGCGCCGCACGAGACCGTGCCCCGCGCGCTGCTGTTCCTCGACGCGGACATGGGCGAGAGCGCCGAGGCCGCCCAGCCGCTGGTCGACGCGGTGCTCGGCGAGGGCGTGGACATGGCGATCGCGCTGCTGCCCCCGCAGACGGGCGCGGCCGGCATGGGCATCGTGGTGCGCACCGCCCGCCGCGGGATCCTCCGCGCCACCGGCTGGGAGCCCACCCAGCCGCTCTCCGGCACCCGCTGCATCACCCGCGAGACCTGGGAGGCCTGCCTCCCGCTCGCCCCGGGCTGGGGGGTGGAGACCTCCCTCTCGATCGACGCCCTCACCTCCGGGTTCTGGGTCAAGGAGATCCCGGCCGAGCTGCACCACCGCGCCACCGGCAAGGACCTGCGCGGCCAGCTGCACCGCGCCGCCCAGCTGCGCGACGTGCTGCGCGCCCTGGCCCGCAAACGCCATCTCGTGCCGGACTTCGACGAGGACGAGGTCGAGAGCCGCTCCAGCCTCGAACAGCCCGAGGAGGCCCCGCTGCCCTCCGGCGCCGGGGACCACCACCAGGAGAAGACCTGGCGGGTCCTCACCGAGGAGGAGGCCGAGCAGCGGGCCGAGCACCGCGCCGAGGACCGCCGCGCGACCCTCGCGGACCTCCCGGTGACCGGCGAGTTCTCCGATGACGAGACCCGGGCGCTGGGCGACGTGGACATCGACGAGCTCGATGCGCTGCTGCGCGAGCTGCCCGTCGACGGCGCCTTCGCCCCCGATGACGTCGTCTACCTCGCGGGCACCGACCTCGAGGCGCTCGCCGCCCGGCTGCGGGACGCTCCGGTCCAGGGGCTGTTCTCGCCCGAGCACGCGGTGATCATCGCCTCCCACCTCGGCAGCGGCGAGCCCGCCCTGCCCGCCTCCCTCACCACCCCGGTGACCCCGGACGAGTACACCTCGCTCGTGGTCCACGCCGCGGTGGACGCGGAGAACAGCTGAGCGGACCTCC comes from Brachybacterium faecium DSM 4810 and encodes:
- a CDS encoding glycosyl transferase (PFAM: Glycosyl transferase family 2), with the protein product MSTAGPLTVHRPERAAVVIPAKNEAERIETTIASARRIAGVDLVVVVDDGSTDATSAVAMGADALVVRHKTNRGKAAAMATGAQMVAIREDAERADGGEGFSEELHAEPRVPGHTGPLPVIAPHETVPRALLFLDADMGESAEAAQPLVDAVLGEGVDMAIALLPPQTGAAGMGIVVRTARRGILRATGWEPTQPLSGTRCITRETWEACLPLAPGWGVETSLSIDALTSGFWVKEIPAELHHRATGKDLRGQLHRAAQLRDVLRALARKRHLVPDFDEDEVESRSSLEQPEEAPLPSGAGDHHQEKTWRVLTEEEAEQRAEHRAEDRRATLADLPVTGEFSDDETRALGDVDIDELDALLRELPVDGAFAPDDVVYLAGTDLEALAARLRDAPVQGLFSPEHAVIIASHLGSGEPALPASLTTPVTPDEYTSLVVHAAVDAENS